The proteins below are encoded in one region of Ephemeroptericola cinctiostellae:
- the ppsA gene encoding phosphoenolpyruvate synthase, with product MMNHNVLPFEQLRKEDVDSVGGKNSSLGEMISQLAGAGVRVPTGFATTAQAFRDFLTHNDLTNKIAARLEGLDIEDVRALAAAGADIRGWVVDAPFQPTLEADIRAAFADLSKDDAADASFAVRSSATAEDLPDASFAGQQESYLNVAGIDDVLDKIKHVFASLYNDRAIAYRVHKGFTHAEVALSAGIQRMVRSDVGSSGVMFTIDTESGFDQVVFITSSYGLGETVVQGAVNPDEFYVFKPTLALGKEAIIRRSIGSKLIKMEFTKEGEEGRVKTVDVPLEQRNRYSITDADVKQLAEYAVIIEKHYGRPMDIEWGKDGNDGKIYILQARPETVKSQQGGKAEMSYALKGSATVLTTGRAIGQKIGTGAVRVIMDPSEMERVQPGDILVADMTDPNWEPVMKRAAAIVTNRGGRTCHAAIIARELGVPAVVGCSDATDVLKDGMLVTVSCSEGDEGKVYEGILDMEVSEVERGELPEIATKIMMNVGNPQLAFNFCQIPNKGVGLARLEFVINNNIGVHPKAILEYPNIDADLKKAVESVARGYANPRSFYVDKVTEGVATIGAAFYPKPVIVRLSDFKSNEYKKLIGGSRYEPDEENPMLGFRGASRYISEDFSEAFAMECEAMKRVRDEMGLTNVEIMVPFVRTLEQGRKVIELLAEKGLKQGENGLRVIMMCEVPSNAILAEEFLEIFDGFSIGSNDLTQLTLGLDRDSGMELLAKDFDERDPAVKFMLSRAISTARRMNKYVGICGQGPSDHEDFAKWLVEEGIESISLNPDTVIKTWKALAE from the coding sequence ATGATGAACCACAATGTATTGCCGTTTGAGCAATTGCGGAAAGAGGACGTCGACTCTGTTGGCGGTAAAAACTCGTCTTTGGGTGAGATGATTTCTCAGTTGGCTGGTGCTGGTGTGCGCGTGCCGACAGGCTTTGCAACCACTGCACAAGCTTTCCGTGATTTTCTGACCCACAATGATTTGACCAATAAAATCGCGGCGCGCCTCGAAGGTTTGGACATCGAGGACGTGCGTGCTTTGGCTGCAGCAGGTGCAGACATTCGCGGCTGGGTGGTTGATGCGCCATTTCAACCAACTTTGGAAGCGGACATCCGCGCTGCATTTGCTGATTTGAGCAAAGACGATGCCGCTGACGCATCATTTGCGGTGCGTTCATCGGCCACAGCAGAAGATTTGCCTGATGCATCATTCGCGGGTCAACAAGAAAGTTACCTCAACGTTGCAGGCATTGACGACGTGCTCGATAAAATCAAACACGTGTTTGCTTCTTTATACAATGACCGTGCGATTGCATATCGCGTGCACAAAGGCTTTACACACGCTGAAGTGGCTCTGTCTGCGGGCATTCAGCGCATGGTGCGTTCGGACGTGGGTTCATCGGGCGTGATGTTCACGATTGACACTGAATCAGGATTTGATCAAGTGGTGTTCATCACTTCAAGCTATGGCTTGGGTGAAACGGTGGTGCAAGGCGCGGTCAATCCTGACGAATTTTACGTGTTCAAACCCACTTTGGCTTTGGGTAAAGAGGCGATCATCCGCCGTTCTATCGGTTCAAAACTCATCAAAATGGAATTCACCAAAGAAGGCGAAGAAGGCCGAGTGAAAACAGTGGATGTTCCATTGGAGCAACGCAATCGCTACTCGATCACCGATGCAGATGTGAAACAGCTTGCTGAATACGCAGTTATCATTGAGAAACATTACGGTCGTCCAATGGACATCGAATGGGGCAAAGATGGCAACGATGGCAAAATTTATATTTTGCAAGCACGTCCAGAGACAGTGAAAAGCCAGCAAGGCGGCAAAGCTGAAATGAGTTACGCGCTCAAAGGCAGCGCCACAGTTTTGACGACAGGCCGTGCAATTGGCCAAAAAATTGGTACAGGCGCAGTGCGCGTGATCATGGATCCATCGGAAATGGAACGTGTGCAACCCGGTGATATCTTGGTTGCCGACATGACCGACCCGAACTGGGAACCCGTGATGAAACGTGCAGCAGCGATTGTCACTAACCGTGGCGGTCGTACGTGCCATGCGGCGATCATCGCACGTGAATTGGGTGTGCCTGCAGTGGTCGGTTGCTCTGATGCGACCGATGTGTTGAAAGATGGCATGCTTGTGACCGTGTCGTGCTCAGAAGGTGATGAGGGTAAGGTCTACGAAGGCATCCTTGACATGGAAGTGTCGGAGGTTGAGCGTGGCGAATTGCCAGAAATCGCCACCAAGATCATGATGAATGTGGGCAATCCACAGCTTGCTTTCAATTTCTGTCAGATTCCGAACAAAGGCGTGGGTTTGGCGCGTTTGGAATTTGTGATTAACAACAACATTGGCGTGCATCCAAAAGCCATTTTGGAATACCCGAACATTGACGCCGACTTGAAAAAAGCGGTTGAGTCGGTGGCACGTGGCTACGCGAACCCGCGTTCATTCTACGTTGATAAAGTCACAGAAGGCGTAGCGACCATTGGCGCGGCATTCTACCCAAAACCAGTGATTGTGCGTTTGTCTGATTTCAAATCAAACGAATACAAAAAACTCATCGGTGGCTCGCGTTATGAACCCGATGAAGAAAACCCGATGCTCGGTTTCCGTGGTGCGTCACGTTACATTTCAGAAGACTTTTCAGAAGCTTTTGCGATGGAGTGCGAAGCCATGAAGCGTGTGCGTGATGAAATGGGTTTGACCAATGTGGAAATCATGGTGCCGTTTGTGCGTACGCTCGAGCAAGGCCGTAAAGTGATTGAGTTGTTGGCTGAAAAAGGTCTGAAACAAGGCGAAAACGGCTTGCGCGTCATCATGATGTGCGAAGTGCCGTCGAATGCCATTTTGGCAGAGGAGTTCTTGGAGATTTTTGACGGTTTCTCGATTGGTTCAAATGACTTGACGCAATTGACTTTGGGCCTTGATCGTGACTCAGGCATGGAGTTGTTGGCAAAAGACTTTGATGAGCGCGATCCTGCGGTTAAATTTATGCTCAGCCGTGCCATCAGCACTGCCCGTCGCATGAATAAATACGTTGGTATTTGTGGTCAAGGCCCTTCGGATCATGAGGATTTTGCGAAGTGGTTGGTTGAAGAAGGCATTGAATCCATTTCTTTGAATCCTGACACCGTGATTAAAACGTGGAAAGCATTGGCTGAGTAA
- the ppsR gene encoding posphoenolpyruvate synthetase regulatory kinase/phosphorylase PpsR → MSNILRNVIIVSDGTGITAENFAHSLLAQFEINIKDHRIPFIDSVDKAHQAVQKIKDIAAHSIARPMVFTTLVNSEINAVLHACEQAYFIDLFTTFVAPLEQELGLKSNHSINRLHHNADSTAYRDRIEAINFALAHDDGQTYKNLKEADVILVGVSRSGKTPTSLYLAMQYGIKAANCPLIPEDFERRALPSNLVEHRSKLFGLSIDAQRLSEIRNERRPGSKYASIENCRYEVNEVEQMMKRNGIPSSSSTHKSIEEIATTILQEIKIDR, encoded by the coding sequence ATGAGTAATATCCTTCGTAATGTCATCATCGTGTCCGATGGCACAGGCATCACCGCTGAAAACTTTGCCCATTCGCTGCTCGCGCAATTTGAAATCAACATCAAAGACCACCGCATTCCTTTCATTGATTCTGTTGATAAAGCCCATCAAGCGGTTCAAAAAATCAAGGACATTGCCGCCCATTCCATCGCCCGCCCCATGGTGTTCACCACGCTGGTCAATTCTGAAATCAATGCCGTACTCCATGCGTGCGAACAAGCCTATTTCATCGACTTATTCACCACATTTGTCGCGCCGTTGGAGCAAGAATTGGGGCTGAAATCAAACCACAGCATCAACCGCTTGCACCACAATGCAGACTCCACCGCTTACCGTGACCGCATCGAAGCGATTAATTTTGCTTTGGCGCATGATGACGGCCAAACATACAAAAACCTCAAAGAGGCCGACGTTATTTTGGTAGGCGTGTCGCGCAGCGGTAAAACCCCGACCAGCTTGTATTTGGCCATGCAATACGGCATCAAAGCCGCCAACTGCCCATTGATTCCAGAGGATTTTGAACGCCGCGCTTTGCCTTCGAATTTAGTCGAACACCGCAGTAAATTGTTTGGCTTGTCGATCGATGCGCAACGGCTATCCGAAATTCGCAACGAACGCCGTCCGGGCAGCAAATACGCTTCGATTGAAAATTGCCGTTATGAGGTCAACGAGGTCGAACAAATGATGAAACGCAATGGCATTCCTTCATCGTCATCGACCCACAAATCCATTGAAGAAATTGCCACAACAATTTTGCAAGAAATCAAAATTGACCGCTAA
- a CDS encoding ABC transporter six-transmembrane domain-containing protein: MNLKHLIAPYRPAIALTYGLTFFEKACLLAYPALTGLTVDGMMSHSYTGLILLIGTWLAHMLVAYFRQRYDTRTFTKIYAFVANKVVLTQKERGEELSEIAARVELAREIVDFFEHELPFVVHTMLSIIGALVMLYVYDVQAGLIATVVLAPLLIGNAIYARKSKRLNGGLNDQVEREVRTLQSGSPFAIDRHFRLLGRWKVALSDAENTAWVFTEFATLLAVLFILLNFLGAHSASAGTIFAILSYAYDYLDGLDGVPQLINQVVRLKDIQERLA, encoded by the coding sequence ATGAATTTAAAACACCTCATTGCCCCGTATCGCCCTGCGATTGCGCTGACCTACGGTTTGACTTTTTTTGAAAAAGCCTGCTTGCTCGCGTACCCCGCGCTGACTGGGTTGACGGTCGATGGCATGATGTCGCACAGTTACACGGGCTTGATTTTGCTCATTGGTACGTGGTTGGCGCACATGCTGGTGGCGTATTTTCGCCAACGTTACGACACACGAACGTTCACCAAAATTTATGCGTTTGTCGCCAACAAAGTCGTGTTGACGCAAAAAGAGCGTGGTGAAGAGTTGAGCGAAATCGCCGCACGGGTCGAGTTGGCACGTGAAATTGTTGATTTTTTTGAACACGAATTGCCGTTTGTCGTGCACACCATGTTGTCGATTATCGGCGCATTGGTCATGCTGTATGTTTATGACGTGCAAGCGGGCTTGATTGCCACCGTCGTGCTTGCACCGTTGCTGATTGGCAATGCGATTTATGCCCGTAAATCCAAACGCCTCAACGGCGGGCTAAACGATCAAGTCGAGCGCGAAGTGCGCACGCTGCAAAGCGGTTCGCCGTTTGCGATTGACCGACATTTTCGCCTGCTCGGACGCTGGAAAGTCGCGCTGTCGGATGCCGAAAACACCGCGTGGGTGTTTACCGAATTTGCCACATTATTGGCGGTTTTGTTTATTTTGCTCAATTTTTTGGGTGCACACAGCGCGAGCGCAGGGACGATTTTTGCGATTTTATCGTATGCGTATGACTACTTGGATGGCTTGGATGGCGTGCCGCAATTGATTAATCAAGTGGTGCGTTTGAAGGATATTCAGGAACGCTTGGCGTGA
- a CDS encoding Pls/PosA family non-ribosomal peptide synthetase, whose product MILRGDSRPDLLRHEVLADLLQHTAHTLPEQIALIDGHDDSDMTYFELNRRADVVAHHLIERGVKVGDMIGLWLPRGMDLLVMQAGIAKAGAAWLPFDADVPVERIAVCLEDASAVGLITADEWLTQLSHLTQAVWTADALSMPIVGDLKSQRAAPSDPAYVIYTSGSTGKPKGIMINQGSICHFLRSENSVLNIHMSDRVYQGFSVAFDMSFEEIWISYLVGATLWLAPKDVVSDPDAIVNALEVNEISVLHAVPTLLALLPRDVADLRLINLGGEMCPDSVVERWATPYRQLFNTYGPTEATVSASLAELKRGQPVTIGEPLPNYGLLVVSEALDMLPVGEVGELCITGVGVAIGYLGRDDLTAEKFVPNPYAQNELESRLYRTGDLARIDEHGQIHCLGRSDDQVKIRGFRVELGEIEAALCEQSDIGTAAVIVKNDTGVDQLIAFVVMDATASLDTPTVRGALQKQMPAYMIPAQIIALDEMPRLLSGKIDRKALHVIETLPSNAQDSDTPHSAVEIALFDALKQAFPNQVIQFQSDFFCDLGGHSLLAARVVSNLRHTVGLENLSVQVIYQQRTVAAIAQALSVQAAQIQTVAEPLVPPSASTLRRRVMCGVAQALTLPPLICLRMAQWLMPFFTYHYLTGDEDDSLTFAVLASLGVFLLTHIVTFLLVIVSKRVVFHRVKAGSYRLWGTTYYRWWLFERLSEVPAMYLLASSSLYNLFLRALGATIGRDVMIGSVTVRVPHLCSIGAYADIGNGVNIENAHIEGENLILGEVRIGARAFVGSYGVLQSDTVIEDDGYLEGLSALNTGKIIPANQLWSGSPAEHVGERPKHHHAPRPAVSSLRLRLEPLYYFVGACLIAALFFIPVFPSFILIDYADENWFHLTNGDYHFLISAMLKYFLLGLPASLVLIVVMMLIAALLRRILMPKRMVADTHPVHSNLYYRKWLTNQIQEASLNVLHGLYATVYSASWFRLLGARIGRDAEISTAMGIVPDMLTLGDDSFIADGVMLGDEHIEGGWLTLRPTMIGNRSFIGNGAYVPDGRIVPDDVLIGVQTRCPPNAQLAQGQTWIGLPPMILPMREKAIEFDDTLTFRPTIARRMARGLIEALRIVLPMSLVITTGYFTVLEVVPYTDDEQWFAAGLMLALCGIVFGVGSFVFVWLLKWALIGRYKPHAVPMWTMFVWLSEAVTNMYESIAVPSFMNFLRGTPMLPWAFRAMGVKIGRGVFMDTTDITEYDCVSIGDYSILNARCGPQTHLFEDRIMKIGRVDIGNHVTVLPRSTILYDTVIGDGVHIGVLSLILKGEQLPAQTRWVGTPAHND is encoded by the coding sequence ATGATTTTACGAGGCGATTCACGCCCTGACTTATTGCGCCACGAGGTTTTGGCCGATTTATTGCAACACACTGCGCACACGTTGCCCGAGCAAATCGCGCTGATTGACGGGCATGACGACAGCGACATGACCTATTTTGAACTCAACCGCCGCGCTGATGTGGTCGCGCATCATTTGATTGAGCGCGGGGTTAAAGTTGGCGACATGATTGGTTTGTGGTTGCCGCGCGGGATGGACTTGCTTGTCATGCAGGCGGGCATTGCCAAGGCAGGCGCGGCGTGGCTGCCGTTTGATGCCGATGTGCCAGTCGAGCGAATTGCGGTGTGTTTGGAAGATGCGAGTGCCGTCGGTTTAATCACCGCTGATGAATGGCTCACTCAGTTAAGCCATTTGACGCAAGCGGTTTGGACGGCGGATGCTTTGTCGATGCCGATTGTTGGCGATTTAAAATCGCAACGCGCCGCGCCGTCTGACCCTGCTTACGTGATTTACACCTCTGGCTCGACGGGCAAGCCCAAGGGCATCATGATCAACCAAGGCAGCATTTGCCACTTTTTGCGCAGCGAAAACAGCGTGCTCAATATTCACATGAGCGACCGCGTGTACCAAGGTTTTTCGGTGGCATTTGACATGTCGTTTGAAGAAATTTGGATCAGTTATCTCGTCGGCGCGACACTGTGGCTCGCGCCCAAAGACGTGGTGAGTGACCCCGATGCGATTGTCAACGCGCTGGAGGTCAATGAAATCAGCGTGTTGCACGCCGTGCCGACTTTGCTCGCGCTGCTGCCGCGCGACGTGGCGGATTTGCGTTTGATTAATTTGGGCGGCGAGATGTGCCCAGACTCGGTGGTCGAGCGTTGGGCGACACCGTATCGGCAATTGTTCAACACGTACGGCCCGACCGAGGCGACGGTGTCAGCGAGTTTGGCCGAGTTAAAGCGTGGCCAGCCTGTGACGATTGGCGAACCTTTGCCCAATTATGGTTTGTTGGTGGTGAGCGAAGCGTTAGACATGCTGCCCGTCGGCGAAGTGGGCGAATTGTGCATCACGGGCGTTGGCGTGGCGATAGGCTATTTGGGGCGAGATGATTTAACCGCTGAAAAATTTGTGCCCAATCCGTATGCGCAAAATGAATTAGAAAGCCGTTTGTACCGCACGGGCGATTTGGCACGGATTGATGAGCACGGCCAAATCCACTGTTTGGGACGCTCCGACGACCAAGTCAAAATCCGTGGTTTTCGGGTCGAGTTGGGCGAAATCGAGGCCGCGCTGTGCGAGCAGTCCGACATCGGTACGGCGGCAGTGATTGTCAAAAATGACACGGGTGTGGACCAGCTCATTGCTTTTGTGGTGATGGATGCAACGGCTAGTTTGGACACGCCAACCGTGCGCGGTGCGTTGCAAAAACAAATGCCCGCATATATGATTCCCGCGCAAATCATCGCACTTGACGAGATGCCGCGCTTGTTGTCGGGCAAAATTGACCGCAAAGCCTTGCATGTGATTGAAACCTTGCCCAGTAATGCACAAGATTCTGATACGCCACATTCAGCAGTAGAAATTGCGTTGTTTGATGCGCTCAAGCAAGCATTTCCGAATCAAGTAATTCAATTTCAATCTGATTTTTTCTGCGATTTGGGCGGCCACAGTTTGTTGGCGGCGCGAGTGGTGTCGAACTTGCGCCACACCGTGGGTTTAGAAAATTTAAGCGTGCAGGTGATTTATCAGCAACGCACCGTGGCGGCGATTGCGCAAGCATTGAGCGTGCAAGCCGCACAAATTCAAACCGTCGCCGAGCCGCTCGTACCGCCGAGCGCGAGTACTTTGCGTCGCCGTGTCATGTGTGGCGTGGCGCAGGCATTGACCTTGCCACCGTTGATTTGCCTGCGCATGGCGCAGTGGTTGATGCCATTTTTTACCTATCATTATTTGACGGGCGACGAAGACGACAGTTTGACTTTTGCCGTACTCGCTTCGTTGGGCGTGTTTTTATTGACCCACATCGTGACGTTTTTGTTGGTGATTGTGAGCAAGCGCGTTGTGTTTCATCGGGTTAAAGCGGGCAGTTATCGACTGTGGGGCACGACGTATTATCGCTGGTGGTTGTTTGAGCGATTGAGCGAAGTGCCTGCCATGTATTTGCTCGCCTCATCATCTTTGTACAATCTATTTTTGCGCGCACTCGGCGCGACCATCGGGCGTGATGTGATGATTGGCTCAGTCACTGTGCGCGTGCCGCATTTGTGCAGCATCGGCGCATATGCTGACATCGGCAATGGCGTGAACATCGAAAATGCGCACATCGAAGGCGAAAATTTAATCCTCGGCGAAGTGCGCATCGGTGCGCGGGCGTTTGTTGGCTCGTATGGCGTGTTGCAAAGCGATACCGTGATTGAAGATGATGGTTATTTGGAAGGGTTGTCCGCGCTCAATACAGGCAAAATCATCCCCGCCAATCAGCTGTGGAGCGGCAGTCCCGCCGAGCATGTGGGCGAACGCCCGAAACACCACCATGCGCCGCGCCCTGCGGTATCCAGCCTGCGCTTGCGTTTGGAGCCGCTGTATTATTTTGTCGGGGCGTGTTTGATTGCGGCGTTGTTTTTTATCCCCGTGTTTCCGAGTTTTATTTTGATTGATTATGCCGATGAAAACTGGTTTCATTTGACCAATGGCGATTATCATTTTTTAATCAGCGCGATGTTGAAGTATTTTTTACTCGGTCTGCCCGCCAGTTTGGTTTTGATTGTGGTCATGATGTTGATCGCCGCGCTGTTGCGCCGCATTCTGATGCCCAAGCGTATGGTTGCAGACACGCATCCTGTGCACAGCAATTTATATTATCGCAAATGGTTGACCAATCAGATTCAAGAAGCCAGTCTCAACGTGCTGCACGGCTTATACGCCACGGTTTACTCGGCTTCGTGGTTTCGTTTGCTCGGTGCGCGGATTGGTCGAGATGCTGAGATTTCCACCGCGATGGGCATCGTGCCCGACATGTTGACGCTGGGTGATGATTCGTTTATTGCCGACGGCGTGATGCTCGGCGACGAGCACATCGAGGGCGGCTGGCTGACGTTGCGCCCGACCATGATTGGCAACCGCAGTTTCATCGGTAATGGCGCATACGTGCCCGACGGGCGCATCGTGCCCGATGATGTCTTAATCGGCGTACAAACCCGTTGCCCACCCAACGCGCAATTGGCACAAGGACAAACCTGGATTGGCCTGCCGCCGATGATTTTACCCATGCGTGAAAAAGCGATTGAGTTTGATGACACTTTAACTTTCCGCCCGACGATTGCACGACGCATGGCGCGTGGGCTGATTGAAGCATTGCGGATTGTGTTGCCAATGTCATTGGTGATTACCACAGGCTATTTTACCGTGCTTGAAGTCGTGCCCTACACCGACGACGAACAGTGGTTTGCCGCTGGCTTGATGTTGGCGTTGTGCGGCATTGTGTTTGGTGTCGGCTCGTTTGTATTTGTTTGGCTGCTCAAATGGGCATTGATTGGTCGCTACAAACCGCACGCCGTGCCGATGTGGACGATGTTTGTTTGGTTGTCTGAAGCGGTCACCAATATGTATGAGTCCATCGCCGTACCGAGTTTTATGAACTTTTTGCGCGGCACACCGATGTTGCCTTGGGCTTTTAGGGCAATGGGGGTCAAAATCGGACGCGGTGTGTTTATGGACACCACCGACATCACCGAATACGATTGCGTCAGCATCGGCGATTATTCGATTTTAAACGCACGTTGCGGCCCGCAAACCCACTTGTTTGAAGACCGCATCATGAAAATTGGCCGAGTGGATATTGGCAATCACGTCACCGTATTACCGCGCAGCACCATTTTGTACGACACCGTCATAGGTGACGGCGTACACATCGGCGTGTTGTCATTGATTTTAAAAGGCGAACAACTGCCCGCGCAAACCCGCTGGGTCGGCACGCCAGCGCACAATGATTGA
- a CDS encoding antibiotic biosynthesis monooxygenase family protein gives MYASTFIFAKKQFDDEFHRLDQAIIKIARNIKGYVGEESWENPETGLISNVYYWESLEALHELMQHPTHKQAKASQNLWLNGYRVIISEIIHTYGDDQFPHPIATQHTPPTTGNTSTGAD, from the coding sequence ATGTATGCTTCAACATTCATTTTTGCCAAGAAACAGTTTGACGATGAATTTCATCGCCTCGATCAAGCCATCATAAAGATTGCAAGAAACATCAAGGGCTATGTGGGAGAGGAAAGCTGGGAAAACCCTGAAACGGGTTTGATCTCAAACGTATATTATTGGGAATCGCTTGAGGCCTTGCATGAGCTCATGCAACACCCCACACACAAACAGGCCAAAGCCTCCCAAAACTTGTGGTTAAATGGTTATCGCGTGATCATTTCTGAAATCATTCATACGTATGGCGATGACCAATTTCCGCACCCCATAGCGACCCAACACACACCGCCCACCACGGGCAACACCAGTACTGGTGCGGATTGA